The stretch of DNA AGTGACTTAGATGTTTAAATCAATTTTGTTCAGAAAAACATGTAGGCACACCCCAAGTAGTACTAATTAATGAACTATGAATCCTGTCCTTGCTAATCCCAGATGAAAATTTCATGTATGATGGCACGCTTGATACGCCTATAGATTGGGTCCCCGGCATGCACAACATCCGGCTTAGGGACTTCCCCTCCTTCGTCCGAACTACCGATCCCGACGATTTCATGTTCCATTTCTTGGGCGAGTCGGCGCAAAACTGCTTCAAAGCATCCGCAATCATCTTCAACACCTTCGATGCACTCGAACACCAAGTTTTACAAGCCATTTCGTCCCAGTTTCCTCGGATCTACACTGCAGGACCACTCTCCTTGCTGCAGAAACAACTCACTGATGATCAAACCCAAACCCGAAGCCAGGTCCACTCACTTGACTTAAGTCTATGGAAGGAAGATACAAGGTGTCTCCAATGGCTGGATCAAAGGGAGCCAAACTCGGTCGTGTACGTGAACTACGGGTGTGTGACTGTTATGTCGGAAGAGCACTTGAAGGAATTTGCATGGGGGCTGGCCAACAGCAAGGTCCCGTTTCTGTGGATCGTCCGACCGGACATCGTAATGGGCGAGTCTGCAAAATTGCCGCCAGATTTTGTTGAGGACATTGAAGGTAGCATCTCAACtaaaagattaattaaattagtaaaCAGATGATtaacttttatcttttatactattCTTATTCTTAGGTAGAGGGTTGCTGGCAAGCTGGTGCCCGCAGGAACAGGTGCTTTTGCACCCATCGGTAGGCGTTTTCTTGACGCATTGTGGATGGAACTCGATGACGGAGAGCGTATGCGGCGGGGTGCCGATGATCTGCTGGCCTTACTTTGCGGAGCAGCAGACAAACTGCAGGTACGCGTGCAGTGAGTGGGGGATTGCAGCGGAGGTTGATCAGGACGTGAATCGGCATGAGATTGAGAGGATTGTGAGGGAAATGGTGAAAGGAGAGAGTGGGAGGAAGATGAGGGAGAAGGCGATGGAGTGGAAGAGGAAAGCCGAAGAGGCCACTGCTGTTGGAGGCTCATCTTACTCTAACTTTGATAGATTCGTGGACGAGGCTCTCCTTTCCTGCGTAACGGGGGTCACTCCGGCCCACTGAATATtgatttgtattaatatatcaTACAAGGGTCAGCATGTCCCAATTAGTACATGTTTGTGGTTGTATTTCGCATGTTATATTGCCATGGTTAATTCATAagtaatcattaattaatgtacAATTTTATTCTTTACTCAATTTATTTACTCAATACCcgtttatataatttaaaaatgacgGTGCATTAAAGTCTCCAAAACATAAGTCAAGTGATAAGTTAAGATTCGTATCAATAGGTCATAGGTTCAATTCTTTATCCTGTGTAATgagacaaaattttatttataatttacttttctGTCGAAATTATGGTGACAATAAGTCAGACGCTATagacaaaataataattttatttctatttacattttaaaTAGGCTGGCATGCATGCGGGTATCTGTAGACTAAAATTGACCAgttgatcattttatataagATGAGTGTGACTCAAATAACATTGGGGTGGTGGCGCAGTTGGCTAGCGCGTAGGTCTCATAGCTTATTGAGTGATCCTGAGGTCGAGAGTTCGAGCCTCTCTCACCccattttatgttatttttatttacccCTCCAATTCCCTAAATTATATTCTCTAATTGAAAtcttttaattctaatttgcaCATATCTTCCTTTTCGGTAAGTAATTTTTATAACTGTagttgagtttaattttttttaatatttaaaaaatcttattttatgtattttattttaaaaataagaatttaaaattttaataaaatttaaactcgtaacatttaaaaatattaattaatttctcaaacaaCTTTACCACTACACtaaagtttatttaatttaaaactttgtctaaaaatattaaaaaataaagtataactAGTAAAGaacacataataaatttttattaattttttttaacatacacATGACATGATTGccttttaaaattatacatatattatattggTTCGAAGTAGACCCTCGATTTTCAATAAgataatttttcttcattttttcttttttgtgccAATGATAAGCTTATGTGCTAGACAAGAAaatattgtataaattttacaaaatattttaaggtttaataaaaatatatcgacaatttttgtgttttcaaaATTGATATCGATCTCCTTTGATTTTTGTTATCCCTAATCAATTTCTCTCTTGGCATATGAAAATGCCGTTAATTTTTTATGGATACCcaaaatacacatatatttGTATCTATCTCTTTTTATCTCTCATCTTTATTTTACTCGTTTATTTCTCTTACTTATATCTCACTAACAAAGTCACCAACAACAACTAACCAtgacttctctctctctctcttaaagtTATCATAGTTTCCAACTCATAAGTGGTAATTTCTTCATTACTTCCCAATCTTACAACAATGTAAGGGTgcattctctttgcttttcaattttcagttttgagttttgaattcattttcagttttctgttttgctagtctgtttttagaaaattgtaaacgcgttctctttgtcattttgaaaaactatttttcaaaacagaaaattagaaaacgcgttctttttgaaattttgaaaatatttttttaatgatattctattcaataaatttgattattaagtaaattataaatatttaatgttaatatattattaaaaatatatatacattttaaggttaataaattttataatatttttttctattataataataaaatatgaataaataaataaataaatatgttttgagttttgtgtttgttttagatgaaaacactcaaaataactttttgttgttttgagttttctttacaattttttttttcaaaaacgtatttttaaaaatagtaaagagaacgcgttttcattattttaaaaaattaaaaattaaaaatgacttgaaaacagtaaagagaacgcaacttaAACTTCCTACAATTTGGATGATCTTTAACTAATGATGCCTCTTTCTAATTGATGACAATGAGTTCTTCCAATTGGAAGGAGAAAAAGGTAAAAGGATACCagacaattatttttaaagatgTCAATGGTATCTCTCTttgtctctttttcttcttcaaagaTACATTCTAGGTTAATTTTCATTGAAAACATGAATTTGGATTTCATTTTTAAAGATGAAGACAAAAATGAACCTAGAACATCAATCCGTCTCTTTGGGTTTATCTGCATAGACAACCATAATGCAAGTTTGTATTAAGGCGAGGGATTTTACCTTTTACACCCAATAATACAAGTTTGTGGTTGTCTTGGAAGAAGAACATAAACCCAAATTTGATTGTATTTATAGATGAATCTAGGAGATGGATTCGTGATCATTAATTAGAAGATAAACATCATTCAATGATCTAGGTTCTAATTTTGATCCAAGTTCATCTTCGAATACAAAACCTAAATCTGGgtgtttgatttcatttttatttttcattcaatttctttcaactaaaaaatttattcatctCTTGCTGGTTGCCATTTTAGCTAGTGGTCCACTAGGATGAGACAGGtaatagagaaaaaagaaaaggaaataagtaAAGGAAAAATGATATGTTTGTGTGTTTCATCAAGGGAGGTAAGTGTCATTTTGAAAACGCAAAGGTGACCGATacaatttacacaaaaatatattaaaaatatgtaaacccACAATTATAAAGCAATATAAAATGTATATCTCTACCttctttgttaaaatttttaggccctttggaaaatattttttcgtttttaaattttattttataattaaatatatcctaacattttatgttttcaaaaagtatgacatttatttttagaaaatataaaaaatatattttcctattcagataaaatattaaattatttaataaaaattaaaataaagatacATAAAATACTTTAAACAACTAAACAGATTTTCagtattttttactattttatttttttaataaatacaataccATAATGATTATATTATAAGAGCTTATCAAGTCTTCCGAGTTCATTACTTTATACGACTGTTTTTTATTATGCAAAACTTTATCAATTTCATAACAAATCATAAGAATttgtaagatttttttttgaaatatactaaattgtataattattttaaaattaatcaagagaaaaaaaataagaaaaaaagaaagtcaTTTGACTAGAACTGTAATACCTCATATCTATGTGAAGTTACTgcgtaatttagatgaatttaaaatactgaaaaatgggtttaaaagtaaaataaattgttgaatcGACTGAAAGGAGTAtctcggaccctagataattaagaaaaatagtatagcatcatcaagtaatataagttatgatttttggtgatgaaagaaattggatcgagaacagttttcggtacaactgtcgaccgggctgagaaaattgaatcgacGTAAGagacgtccaaaaagtcaacagagtgtgtcaaggactaatattttatgtatagaacaacccttgagtGATTTCGgattgaatcgagtggatttagggtcaaaacgatcaatcaggcctaagtacaattttctaaatttgctcgagggaggtcaaaacggtaattttttgaaagtttccagggagaaatgagaagtactaatcttgagggtcctAGTGATGGTGCtgggaagatcaggggcttgagaataaggaccaaaatgcaaaaaaaaatttcatgggggccaaactataatttttgaaaaatctgcTCAGAAATGGCTGATCTGGCCGCGATTTGTGGCCGAAAAATCTGGAGATTTGCAGCTGTTCTTcgacagggcatggccaaggtcgCGTAAGGGCAAAGCAAGGGCCTCTAATTGGTCGGAAAAATGGACGAATTTGGCTATTGTTGTGGcatggatacaataataaatttgtagaatGGAAATGTCGTCTTCAAGCCGTATGAgcctgcaaaaataagaaaacagttAGAGGGCGCGGGGAGGTCCCCGCGCAAacactccgatacttaagttagacacTGAATATGATGAAAGAAACTGTATTGAAATAGTATCAAAGACCTCTCACTTTTAGGAATGAatgacttcttatttatagagaaatataaaatgatttcAAATGTATCAGAATTACAGATAACGCTTATcttgatagatgatatttatcttatcatttttaggaatataatttcttaggGATAATgcttatccaaatatttcataactaTTTAATAATTTAGAATTCGCTATGGATAATTATTTATCCtcttcttggaatattcaaaaggatttttGAATATCGGACCTATCGTGTTTGCACGCTGTGCGGGACCCCCCCTCACATATGggaaatttatgccttttagcCTAAAAAGACATTTTGGCCTTTGAGGCTTATTTGACCCTTTAATGGGCTTTTacctatgacacaacaattgcTTCCCACTCTTGCTTTTGGCTGCAAAGCAAAGGAAAGGGTACACTGACTATGCCTCACCGTTGTCGGGCTACTCGCAGGACAACGATTTTATTTTCTCCTCATTATCGGGCTATGAGCAGGACAATGGGCCTTTTGCTCTTACCTTATTATCAAGCTACTAGCAAGACAATATGcttgttttctttcattgtcGAGCTATGTGCGGGATAATGAGCCTTTTGCTTTTCCCTCGTTACTGAGCTATgtgcggggcaacgggcttcaTTTTCTTTTCGTTACCGGGCCATCGCAGGGTAACATGTTTGTTGTCTTCCTCATTGCCGGGTTACAAGCGGGGCAACAGGACTTTTGTTTTTACCTTATTATCAGGCTACTAGCGAGACAACAAGcttgttttccttcattgtcgGGCTATGTGCAAGATAATAGACTTtgttatttttccctcgttatcGGGCCATGTGCAGGGCAACgagcttttttgttttttgccaTAAGATTGTGGCTCCCCAGTTTCATGTCTATATGTTTGCTGGAATAATTGTGGGCGACGTCTGCAATTcgaaataatatcaatattttattttcgcagtTCGATATACCATGTACATCCGCAATCCGAGAGTATTTTGTTTTCGTGGTTTGACGTAGCGCCTATTTTCGCACTttaaaagaatatcaatattttattttcgcggttcggtaTAACGtttacgtccgcaattaaagaataatattttattttcatggtTCGGTATAACGCTTAATtctgcaattaaagaataataatattttattcttacgGTT from Diospyros lotus cultivar Yz01 chromosome 6, ASM1463336v1, whole genome shotgun sequence encodes:
- the LOC127803804 gene encoding linamarin synthase 2-like isoform X1, with amino-acid sequence MATKPAQQPHVLCVPLPAQGHINPFMQLAKLLHSRGFFITFVNTEFNHRRLLRSKGTDEWAKGSNGFQFKTMSEGLPPSDRDATQDPVALCKAVKNKCLDPFRQLLRRLNSSEEASPPVTCIVADGLIMTFAVRAAEEFGIPGVHFWTASACGFMGYIQCSELAKRGIFPFKDENFMYDGTLDTPIDWVPGMHNIRLRDFPSFVRTTDPDDFMFHFLGESAQNCFKASAIIFNTFDALEHQVLQAISSQFPRIYTAGPLSLLQKQLTDDQTQTRSQVHSLDLSLWKEDTRCLQWLDQREPNSVVYVNYGCVTVMSEEHLKEFAWGLANSKVPFLWIVRPDIVMGESAKLPPDFVEDIEGRGLLASWCPQEQVLLHPSVGVFLTHCGWNSMTESVCGGVPMICWPYFAEQQTNCRYACSEWGIAAEVDQDVNRHEIERIVREMVKGESGRKMREKAMEWKRKAEEATAVGGSSYSNFDRFVDEALLSCVTGVTPAH
- the LOC127803804 gene encoding 7-deoxyloganetin glucosyltransferase-like isoform X2, which translates into the protein MATKPAQQPHVLCVPLPAQGHINPFMQLAKLLHSRGFFITFVNTEFNHRRLLRSKGTDEWAKGSNGFQFKTMSEGLPPSDRDATQDPVALCKAVKNKCLDPFRQLLRRLNSSEEASPPVTCIVADGLIMTFAVRAAEEFGIPGVHFWTASACGFMGYIQCSELAKRGIFPFKDWVPGMHNIRLRDFPSFVRTTDPDDFMFHFLGESAQNCFKASAIIFNTFDALEHQVLQAISSQFPRIYTAGPLSLLQKQLTDDQTQTRSQVHSLDLSLWKEDTRCLQWLDQREPNSVVYVNYGCVTVMSEEHLKEFAWGLANSKVPFLWIVRPDIVMGESAKLPPDFVEDIEGRGLLASWCPQEQVLLHPSVGVFLTHCGWNSMTESVCGGVPMICWPYFAEQQTNCRYACSEWGIAAEVDQDVNRHEIERIVREMVKGESGRKMREKAMEWKRKAEEATAVGGSSYSNFDRFVDEALLSCVTGVTPAH